One part of the Bacillus rossius redtenbacheri isolate Brsri chromosome 18, Brsri_v3, whole genome shotgun sequence genome encodes these proteins:
- the LOC134541236 gene encoding transmembrane protein 258: MLEPESMARYVSPVNPSVFPHLTVVLLGIGVFFTAWFFVYEVTSTKFTRDVFKELVVALVAAIFSGFGVVFLLLWVGIYI, translated from the exons ATG CTGGAGCCGGAGTCGATGGCGCGCTACGTGTCGCCGGTCAACCCGTCCGTGTTCCCGCACCTCACCGTCGTGCTGCTGGGCATCGGCGTCTTCTTCACCGCCTGGTTCTTCGTCTACGAGGTCACCAGCACCAAGTTCACCCGCGACGTCTTCAAGGAGCTGGTGGTGGCGCTGGTCGCCGCCATCTTCTCGGGCTTCGGGGTGGTGTTCCTGCTGCTCTGGGTCGGCATCTACATATGA